In the Borrelia hispanica CRI genome, GATACATTGAAATTCAATAATTTTGGGGAACTAGAGAAAGATACTAGCTCATCAAGATTCATTAATGCAGTTGCACTTTCTAAGGCTGTGAAACTTAACGAAAATCTTTACATAATACATGTTTCTATATTTGGTAATAGGGCTAAAAGCTAATGAGTGGTAAAGTCAATGATGTAGAATTATCTTCTCAAGTAGATGATACAAAAGAACAAGCTGATCTTGAGATTGAATCAGAAGTTCAAGTAAATCAAGATAGTAGTTCTCATACTCCTAAAAGTAGAAAAAGAAGAGGAGCAGAAGATTTAAGTCAAAATCTGGATAGTCGTTTTGGAGCAGAGAAAGAAAAACAATACAGGTTGGCATATCTTAGACTGAAAAAATATACTAAAACAACAACAGAAGATTTGGCTGTAAGAAGTTGTGCAAAGAATGGTTTTCAGGGTAGTGCCGATTTTCCTTATATCTTAACGCAAACTATCTCAAGCAGCGTTGACAAATATGAAAATATGCCATACAAAGGTTTTCCATACAAACGTGCTGTGAAATTGAGTTTTGATACTGATGGGTCTGTTTTTGTTGAGACAAGCGATGATTCTAACGTATATGGCATGTGTGTTGATGTTGATGAGTATACTAATACTGCTTGTGTAGTTCCAATTACTAATAATGTTTCTGGTTATTTCATATGTGCAGATTCTAGTATACAATGTGGCGACCATTTAGACTTCAATTCTGAAGGCGAATTGGTAAAAGCCAGTTCTAATTTACCTACTTCAATCAATATTATCGCATTAAGTAATACATATAAGCATGATTTTAGAACTCCAGCTGAACAAAGCGATTCGTCTTTTAGTTCAAGTAGTGATTTTGTAATTCATTTTGTAAAAGTTACTATATTTGGCAACAAAGCCATACAAAGAAAAAGCTAAAAATAAAAAGGAGGTTAGAGTATGCCAGATATGAAACAGCTCATCAAAGATTATGAGGACAAAAGAAAAGCTCTGGCGGCTGTTATCAAAGGTGGTAGTAAAGAAGTAGCTGTTAGAAGTAATACTTTTGATTTTAGAAACAAAGGACCACATATTGGCGATGGTGGGTTTACCGCTTCTAGTAGTAATACAAAAATAGAAAACTGGCCTAGTAAAAACTATCCCTACAAATGTGGTGTTAAGGTCGCAACAAATCCAATCAAAGCTAATGAGGTTCACTATGAATCTTATGTTCAACCAGGTGGTGGGGGTGATTTGTATGGCATATGCATTGACATTGATGATTATACAGAAACAGCGCAAGTTGTTCCTATTACTTCTGGTGGTTATCAAGCTTGGCTTTTTGCA is a window encoding:
- a CDS encoding DUF228 domain-containing protein, whose protein sequence is MKFNNFGELEKDTSSSRFINAVALSKAVKLNENLYIIHVSIFGNRAKS
- a CDS encoding DUF228 domain-containing protein; amino-acid sequence: MPDMKQLIKDYEDKRKALAAVIKGGSKEVAVRSNTFDFRNKGPHIGDGGFTASSSNTKIENWPSKNYPYKCGVKVATNPIKANEVHYESYVQPGGGGDLYGICIDIDDYTETAQVVPITSGGYQAWLFAKDATIKRGDKIKFNDKGEAEKSSGSNTIYNAIAVEDTVSLPDNTYLVHVKFVGNNVQ
- a CDS encoding DUF228 domain-containing protein, which codes for MSGKVNDVELSSQVDDTKEQADLEIESEVQVNQDSSSHTPKSRKRRGAEDLSQNLDSRFGAEKEKQYRLAYLRLKKYTKTTTEDLAVRSCAKNGFQGSADFPYILTQTISSSVDKYENMPYKGFPYKRAVKLSFDTDGSVFVETSDDSNVYGMCVDVDEYTNTACVVPITNNVSGYFICADSSIQCGDHLDFNSEGELVKASSNLPTSINIIALSNTYKHDFRTPAEQSDSSFSSSSDFVIHFVKVTIFGNKAIQRKS